CCAGGGGGCACGTACGGGTGCCAGCCGGGCCCTCCTGacagcccctcctcaccccagccTCCCAGGCATGCCCACCATGTGGCCCCTGTGGCTCGTCGCCTCCCTGCTGGCCCTGAGCCAGGCCCTGCCCTTTGAGCAGAAGGGCTTCTGGGACTTCACCCTGGACGACGGGCTGCCCATGCTGAACGACGAGGAGGCTTCAGGCGCTGAGACAACTTCAGGCGTCCCGGACCTGGACGCCCTCACGCCCACCTACAGCGCCATGTGTCCTTTTGGCTGCCACTGCCACCTGCGGGTTGTTCAGTGCTCCGACCTGGGTTAGTCCTGGGACCAGGGCGGGGCGGGTGCAGGAAGGCGCGGGCCGGCCTCAGTGCCCTACTGGGGAGACACACGCCTGCCCGGCGGGATGGCACGAAGGGGTGGGGTCAGGGATGGGGTGACTCCAGCGCGCGGGCTTGGGGAGCCTGGTCTCAGCGTGGAACGGTGTCCGGTTGCTCGGCTGCCAGCGAGCGGAGAGTGAGAAGGGCCCTCACCTGTGGCAGAGCCCCTGCACGagcgcgtgtgtgcgtgtgtgcgtgtgtgtcccCTGCTCGGAGGCGCTCACGCTGGTGacggcggccccggcccccaggtCTGAAGGCCGTGCCCAAGGAGATCTCACCCGACACCATGCTGCTGGACCTGCAGAACAACGACATCTCGGAGCTCCGCGCCGATGACTTCAAGGGCCTCCACCACCTCTACGTAAGGCCGCCCGGGCCGCCGCGGGGCTCGGAGGAGGTGGCAGTGTCAGGGGTTGGGCGCTTACGGCTGTGGGGGCAGATGTGTGCAGTGCGAGAGGGGGCGGGGGCCGTGGCATCTGGGGAGGGCTCGGTGGGAGTGCCCCAGGTCCCAGGTCACATGTGTGGATGTCAGCAGCCACAAGCACGGGACACAGTCGCTCAGCCCAACTCCCTCTCCGGCTGAGAACTTCTTGCTGTACCGCTGCATCCCAGCGACACGAGAAGGAAACAGTCTATCACGGCCCGGGTGCCAGCCAGGAAACCGAGGTGCCGCGAGGCGGTGGGCCCTGCGGGGCGATAATGACATGGCCAGGCCCGAGCGCTGGCTCCGGGCTCTACACGCTGCCCGCAGGATCCCCTCGAGGCCCCACTGGCAGCCCCACTGATCGCCAACCCTGGGCGGCCAGGGAGGGGGAAAGTGGTGAGGGCAGGGCGGAGTGGGGAGCCGGTGCCTTCACGTCCCacgccctccctgccccaggctctcGTCCTGGTGAACAACAAGATCTCCAAGATCCACGAGAAGGCCTTCAGCCCCCTGCGGAAGCTGCAGAAGCTCTACATCTCCAAGAACCACCTGGTGGAGATCCCTCCCAACCTGCCCAGCTCCCTGGTGGAGCTCCGCATCCATGACAACCGCATCCGCAAGGTGCCAAAGGGCGTGTTCAGCGGGCTGCGAAACATGAACTGCATCGGTGAGTGCGGCCTGGCCACCCCCGTGGCCGGCGGGGAGGGCGCAGGGAGAGGGACCTCTTCCAGCCGGCGTGGCCGGGTGCCATGGACAAGCCTGGTGGGCCTCATAGAACATTCCAGAGGCTTGTCTCGGGGCATGCCCCAGGGCTGCCATGGCAAGATGAAGAGAAACCTGGGGTCcttagagagaaggaagggaaagggccAGTGCAGCCAGACGGCCAGCCGGGGTCCACCAAGGGCCCAGCCGGAGGAGCTGAGCAGCTGATCTCTGGGTCCCgtccctttcctcctgcctcccttcctcccggAGGCCGATGCCTGGGCCAGCACCCTTGGGAGGTCACGGTCTTGGACAGCCAGGAGTTCGCGATCAGCCCGGTACATCAGCAGGGCTGCTttctgggggagctgggggagccgGGCCCGTCAGGCCAGCCCAAGCCAGGAGGCCAGCAGGACCTGGGGCTATGTGGGCGGCCGCCGAGCTCCGGCGCTGGGGCTGAGCAGGGCGTCTCTCCTAGAGATGGGCGGGAACCCCCTGGAAAACAGTGGCTTTGAGCCTGGAGCCTTCGATGGCCTGAAGCTCAACTACCTGCGCATCTCTGAGGCCAAGCTCACGGGCATCCCCAAAGGTAGGAAGGCAGCCCTTTCCCCCTGCTGTCCAGCGTCCATGGCACAGGTGGGCGCAGGTGGGGGGGGGCCTGGAGATATCTGGAGTCGCCAGTCAACTTGGGGAGGGCTTGGGGAACCCTGTGCTCCCGTCGTCACCCCACACTCAGACCCAGCCCACACACCTGGCCTCCGCCCCCCCTGCATTCCCCTGCAAGCACCCTGTCTTCCTGGCAGACCTCCCCGAGACCCTGAATGAACTCCACCTGGACCACAACAAAATCCAGGCCATCGAGCTGGAGGACCTGCTCCGTTACTCCAAGCTGTACAGGTGGGCTGGGGATCCAAGCGGGGCGCCCTGCCCCCACTGCTCTTCACTCCTCTACCTTTCGGTACATGTCACGTGTCCTTTGCAGGTTGGGCCTGGGCCACAACCAGATCCGCATGATCGAGAACGGGAGCCTAAGCTTCCTGCCCACCCTGCGGGAGCTGCACTTGGATAATAACAAGCTGTCCAGGGTGCCTTCCGGCCTTCCGGACCTCAAGCTCCTCCAGGTGAgagccgcccgccgcccccaTGCCGGCTGCCCTGAGCCGGAGGGGCCTAGTAGGGCCTTGCTGTGCCGCTGGCCAGCCGCTCCTGCTCTCCCTGCGCCCCCTCGTCATCTGGAAAGAAGCAATCACAGGGATCCGTGCTGAGGAAGCAGGGAAGGCGAGCGGGGACTGCACTGGGGATGGCGGGCTGGGGGTGCGTGGAGAGGGGGTGCAAGGCGCCCGCAGGAGTTGGCCTGGTAGATTTTGCAGCTGAAGTTTTCGTAGGCGGTGGGACCCCAGAAAGGCACGGCGGAGCCTGGGGGGTCAGGGAACAGCCTGGGCACTGCAGGTGCACAGATCTGCGGTTGGGGGggttcagctcagggcaggaagTAGGTCGAGGTGGGAAGGGGGGTGCAGGGTCTTGCCTGGGGTTCTTTCAGGGACCTCGTCCCTGGCTTGGCTTCCAGTCTCTTCCTCGGCCCCATTGGCACTGGCCGGGAGACCTGCCCGCTCACAGGCTGTCCGGACGGGCCCtgccgcggggaggggggctggggggggcgccCAGATGCTGCCTCACGGAGGCCCGTGCCCGGCTAAGCGCGCCCTCTAGCGGCCGCTGTCCGCTCTGCCTCTAGAGGGCGCTGCTGCAGTCTGAGCGCCTCCTCGCTTGGGGGTTTCTTCCGCCCCCCCCCATCCAGAGGGGGGCTTCGGGAGGTTGAGGGCTGCCGGAGAGCGAGCGCCCCTGGGGCCCGGAAGGAAGAGGAGGTCATGTCCGGGCTCCTTCTCCTCTCGCATCTATGCCACGGGGTCTCCGGAGTGACCGGCTGCGACCCAGGGGCAGGCCTGGAGTTTGGGAAGCCCAGGGGGagccccaggtgccctccttcctGCACCCGAACTCACGTCCCGTGCCCCTCACTTCCCACCCGCCACGCGCCGCATCTGGGCCCCGCATCCCGGCCCCTGGCCACGCGCCTGTGCCTCCACATCCCAAGCAACACCTACCGGAGAGCCACCCCCAAGCCTCGGTTGGCTCCTCCCAACTATGGAAGGACCAGGTCCTGGCCCTCCAAGGGCCAGCGCGGCCATGAAACCCCAATCGTGGGGCGGCCGGGCGGGACTCAGCCAGGAGGGAAGGCCCGAGCCCTCTGCCGTCCGGTCTGCCCGCCACTTGGCCGGCAGCTGGACCGGGCTGGGAGGGCAGGCGCTGGGCCTGAgccaccccctctgcccccaggtgGTGTACCTGCACACCAACAACATCACCAAGGTGGGCGTCAACGACTTCTGCCCTGTGGGCTTCGGGGTCAAGCGGGCCTACTACAACGGCATCAGCCTCTTCAATAACCCCGTGCCCTACTGGGAGGTGCAGCCGGCCACTTTCCGCTGCGTCACTGACCGCCTGGCCATCCAGTTTGGCAACTACAAAAAGTAGAGGCAGCCGCAGCCACCGTGGTGGCCTGGGCCGGGTCTCTGGGGAGCACAGCAGACATCCCGAAGGGGAGGGCAGAGCCAAGGAGCCGAGCCAGCGCCCAGCTGCGCCCAACCCAGCCCCGCCCTGATCCCGGACCCCGACTCGCTGCCTCCTGACGCCCTCATCCTGGCTCCCAAGCACGCAGATGGGGCACAAGACCCAGCCGCCCATCACATGCCTGTTGGCCTCAGAgctgcccctgcccgccccccaccgTCCTAGCCACTCAGAGGCCCCCTCATAAAGCTCTCCTCCCATTCACCCTCAAATCAAACGGCCCGAGGCTCCAGTCCAAGAAAGACGGGCCCTGGGTCTAGGGGTGGGAAGGGGCTAACAAGGATGGAGACAGCCCCCCGCACCTGCCGGGCGCACGTTCCTCCTTCTCGTGTGCTTCCGGCTCCCGACCGTCCTGGGCCTGGCCTGCTGCTCCTGGCCTCCCACGCTCCCCCCCTTCTGCAAGTTCATGGCCTGGCCCGTCCATCCAAGCCTCTTTCCTCTACTGGCCTCCAGACCAGGATCTtcctccctggctctctctctctccctgtccctctccatgTGTCCGTCTCAtcccccctctcctctctcacaTCTCCCAGCCGGGTCCGCTGTCTGTGGCGCGGGGCTTCTGCTCAGCCCCTACCCAGGCAAGCCCCGGGGCAGAGGGCAGCTGCCCCCAAGCCTGGACAGTCCTGGAGGAGGTCAGCAGGTGGAGACGATGCACCCTGCATGCACCCCGCACTCCAAAGGGGAGCATTGGCCCCGGAAAGGGCCCAGCCTCCCACTGGAGCCCCAGCCGGCTTTCATCGTCCCCCTCTCCCCACGAGATGGCTAGCTCCCCCTTCCCCTCGCCTTCTGGCCCCTGGTACGGTGGGGGTTTCAAACGATCACACCCAGCTTGAGGAGGGGCTGCTTCTGAGGTCGGTTGTTGTCTTTCAATTAAAGAAACACTGTGCAATATGGCTTTGTGTGCTGCCACTCGCGGGGTGGCACCGGGGACCGAGCGGAGAGGGGAGCCACGGTGGGCCCAGGCTCCGCCTCCTCGTGCCCTCTCCGAGCCGTGGGCTTCCCCTTTGCTGCTTTCCCTGCCCGCAGGCCAGGGTCCTCAATACCTCCAGGTCTGCGGCTGGACAAGGAGATCCCTTCCGCTTCTTTCTAGGCACTTCCATCGCCCCAGCGGTCCTTATACTGGGCCCCTAGAGCGGGCCTGGCTGAGGGAGCATCCGCCCTCCCAGAGCGGAGCATTTGCCAAGCACCTGCCACCTTCAGAGCACCCAACCAGACCCTCGCTCTGAGACGGGAGCCTGCAAATCCTAGGGGGCCGCGTCTGCCTGTCCTGATGGGCTGGGGGAGGCTGCGAGCAACGCTACATCCCGGCTGTGGGGGGACCCGTGCGCAGCACCCCAGTCAGCACCAGGGGGCGCACACCTGGGCAGGACAGGCCTCAGCCGCGGCCGCGAGCGCGCACCTGCGCTGGCCTCTCGGCCCAGGAGCTCGGCCCAGGAGCTCGCACCGCGCGCCCGCAGAGCCAAGCCCAGGTTGCAGTGCTCTGCCACTGGCTCCCGACAAAGGGTCCAGGACACGGCCTGAGAAGCCAACCCGCTGGGGACCCGGGTCTGCCCCGGAAAGGGCAGCACGGGCAGGGGAGGGACGGTCCCCAGAGCAGTGTGCCCTCGGTTGGCAAGCCCAGCAGACTGAGGTGGTGGCGGGCCAGAGCCTGGCCGCTCTTCCTTCATCCCCCACGAGGGCCCTCCACCTCGGGTGGTGGGGGGCCAGGGCTTCCCCGGAGCCACCGGTCACCCATGAAAATACAGCAGGCGGAGCCCATGACGAGTGCCAGCCCAGGACAGAAGGAGCTCGGAGGCGCCACGTGCTggctcccagcacagagctgcGTGCCCTTCTGCCTGGCCTGGCACCAGGGTGCCCGGCGTCCCTGAGTTTCCCCTTTTGGGGATGGGAGGCGCCGCTCAGCATGGTGGCCCTGTGATAGAATGTCACCCGTCGGCATCATAGCACTATTCTGGGCCATGTGCTGCACAGCCCAGCAATCTCTGCTGAGCTGGGCAGGCTCAGGGCAAGGGCACTGGCCAGGGGCCAAGAGACAGGGCCTCAGTCAAGTCCCCTCACTGGCTGCGAGGAGGGACAGCCAGAACTGGGGCCTGCAGGAGCCAGGGACGTGGAGCCCTCGGGCCATTTCTCTGTGGGCCGGCCCGGGGCACTGAACCCTGTCGTGCAGGTCCAACGTAGTCCCTGTAGGTCTCGGTCTTCTCTCCCAGCCTTCCcgcccttcccttcctctctgcctccctctctctcagggACAGAGGTGCCCTGACAAACCAGTGAGACGagtggggcatctaggtggctcagttggttaagccactgACCCCTGATCTGAGCCCGGGAACggggtctcagggttgtgaggtagatgcccacatcgggctctgtactgagcacggagtctgcttgggattctctctctctctgtccctctgtcccccccccacccccgccactcACACAcacgtactctctctctccctctctctctctctctctaaaaaaaaaaaaacaaaaaaaaaaacaaaaaaaactagtaaGACAACTGTAATAATGCTGCTAGGCTCGGATAAGATCCCGGTGGCTGGGCTCCAGGGAAAGCATCCATGGACCTTGTGGGTCACCCTGCACAATAGGAGACCGTGCCCTGAAGTCGGGACGCACACTCTGCCAAGACCAGAGGCCTCGAGGCACCCAGGGGACCATCTGGGCCCGTGGcgggagcccagggaggtgaACAGGGCCTCACCCCACAAAAGCTTGTGAGTCGTGGTTGGAAAACAGGGTTCTATCCTCAGAGCAGCTGGTCAGAGATGGAGGACGTCGTCTCCCTGTGCTTCAAGTGTGTTGCAAGCTATTAGGTGGTGATGATGACTATACAAAAGTGGGGACTGAttgggcttaaaaataaaacccagggggatccctgggtggctcaggggtttggcgcctgcctttggcccagggcctgatcctggagacccgggatcgagtcccacgtcgggctccctgcatggagcctgcttctccctctgcctgtgtctctgcctctctctctctctctctctctctctctctctgtctctcatgaataaatgaataaaatcttttaaaaataaataaataaataaagcccagGGCAACATGAAGGTTACCCCTGCCAGCTGCCAGCCCCCACCTACGGCTCAGGCCATGCAGAGCGCCCTCCTCGTGGAGCTCAGGGCCTGGCCGAGGTCACAGGAAGCCCCAGAGGGCTGGGATGCCCCACTATGAGCTGTGGGTAGGCAGATGGGCTCAGGGGTGCCCGCTTTGAAAGCCTCGGCTATGCCCAAAAGGCGGCAGGAAGGATGGTAGGAGGGGCCAGGCTCCAGCCCCTGCACTTGGGGATAGATTGGATGTGGGGTGACAGGAAGGGGGTGGGATGGTGACAGGATGGGGGTGTGGCACCCCCAAGTCCTAGGCCTctggaggcagaggaaggggaggccAGGAATATCACATGAGGACCAGGAGGCCCCCCCGTGCTTTGAGTGTGTGGATGCGGCTCAGAGGAGGGACCTGAGGCAGAGAGTGAGCTGAGGCGGGCACAAGTGCgtgcacacgcgcgcgcgcacacacacacacacacacacacagacgcacgCGCGTGCTCGAGCATGCACACAGGGCCATAAAAGTCACGGGAGCAGCTCAGTCGCGGGGAGGGCTGTCCCGTGCAAGAAGTGGCTGCCAAGGAGCATTGTCAGTGACACGGGGCCCAGGTGGGGGACATTTCCAAGTACTTACTGCGGGTCAGGTGCCTTCTGAATGCAGCGGGGCCCAGCTGGAGCCTAAGCCGAATCCACTGCTCGGGTTTAGACAAGCTGGGGCTTGTCGGAGGGGCAGCCAGCCAGGCGTCCACAGCCCAtggccggggctgggggcagggcgcCTCAGAAGGACAACCCCTCCTTGAAGGACCTGACCGGGCAGGTGGAGGGCTTGCTTCGAGAAGCTGGGAAGCGGGGCCAGTGTTCATTCACTTCTGCTCCCCCTGTGGTCTCCAGGCCCGTCCGCGTGGGCTCTGGGCTCGGGTCTTGGGAGGGCAGGGGCCGCCGGAAGGTGCAAAGCCAGCTCCACTGTGGACATGTGTGGGGCAGGTGCAACGGGGCTGCCGCAGCCCTGGGCAGCCCAGAGCCAAAAGGCCACCTCCCCCAGCCAGCCcctgaggacagagaggaagcCTGGCTCTCCAGAACCTCCGGGGTAGCATCTACTGAGGCCAAGCACCCGGGAGGCCCAAGGGGAGGTATGCTGCAGGCAGGGTTCAGGGGCACCCAGGACTTCTTGGGGGCCGGGTCAGGGACTGGTATGAGTTTTCTGTGCCTGGCTTCAAACACTGGTTGTCTCAGGGCTCAAGTCAAGGGCCCTGCTCCCCCCGAAAACTCCAGGGGAggatccttcctgcctctcccagcctccGGTGGCCCCGCTCATCCCTTGGCTTGCGGCTACcccttcagtctctgcctctgtcttcacgtGGCTTCCCCCTCCGTGGGTGCGTGTGTCAAAtctctttctgcctccctcttatgaGGACACCTGTCACTGCACCTTGGGCCTGCCCAGATAAGCCAGGATCATCTCTCCACGTCAAGATCCCCAActcaatcacatctgcaaagtccccgTTTCCAAATAAGATCCCAGCCCGCTTCCAGGGGTTAGGACATGCACAGCTCTTGGGGGGCATGGCAGCCCGCCACAGGGCCACAGGTGAGTACCGACCCGGGGGACCCCAGCACGATGGTGGCCCCCAAGGCCTTGGGGGTCAGGGAGAGGAAGGGTCTATGATCTcagccagggagagagggagcactGAGAAAAGAGAGAGCCCCGGGGCCCAGCCAAAGGCCCCCCATGTCAGGGCTGGGCTGAGAATTGCCCTCCCCTGAGGTGGCTGCGGAGGCCCCAGCGAAAGTAGCAGGAGAGAAaccaggcaggggaggaggggcggcAGCTGCTGGGCCCAGGAAGAGGGGAGTGGGGACGGTTGGCTGAAGACCTGGGAAAGAAAGCACCcggcggtgggggaggggagccggaGGCAGGTGACAAGGAGGGGGTGGTCAGCAGGAAGGGGGAGGGTGGATTCCTGTTACACGGAGCGTGTGCGGAAGGGCTGGAGGGAGCCGGGCCTGAGGGCGGGCCTCCCGCTCTTGGCTTTGTTTCTTGGGCCAAGAGTGCCTTTGAGACGTCCCAGGAGGAGAGCGGGAGTGAGGGGCAGTGACCCAGGCCCAGGCCCGAGGCTCccgagggggcaggaggggctcgAGCACAGTGCTGACAGGTGTGGGGCTGCAGGAGCGACCAAGAGAGGGtacaggggagcagggaggccgGGCCGAGCCCAGcgctttcccctgctcatgccccagccccccagccgtGGGCCTCCCCGAGGAGCTGCCCCCT
The Vulpes vulpes isolate BD-2025 chromosome X, VulVul3, whole genome shotgun sequence genome window above contains:
- the BGN gene encoding biglycan; this translates as MPTMWPLWLVASLLALSQALPFEQKGFWDFTLDDGLPMLNDEEASGAETTSGVPDLDALTPTYSAMCPFGCHCHLRVVQCSDLGLKAVPKEISPDTMLLDLQNNDISELRADDFKGLHHLYALVLVNNKISKIHEKAFSPLRKLQKLYISKNHLVEIPPNLPSSLVELRIHDNRIRKVPKGVFSGLRNMNCIEMGGNPLENSGFEPGAFDGLKLNYLRISEAKLTGIPKDLPETLNELHLDHNKIQAIELEDLLRYSKLYRLGLGHNQIRMIENGSLSFLPTLRELHLDNNKLSRVPSGLPDLKLLQVVYLHTNNITKVGVNDFCPVGFGVKRAYYNGISLFNNPVPYWEVQPATFRCVTDRLAIQFGNYKK